Proteins encoded within one genomic window of Hevea brasiliensis isolate MT/VB/25A 57/8 chromosome 8, ASM3005281v1, whole genome shotgun sequence:
- the LOC131182401 gene encoding F-box protein CPR1-like, producing the protein MSDHLTRELLEEILSRLPVKSILICRHTDGAALWNPSVRKIVNIPCPNVTFTSHGFYKHLLGFGFDSATDDYTLVRIVYLPDSNFNFDKIPPLVEIYSLRSRVWRKVDNNDLKYVIADFSKSAFLNGTCHWVATKPLNGPGVCDAIVSFSLGEEVFGEMEVPDCLVKKYQFVDVAVFDGSLLLVASFKLTGEGCFTVWMMKEYGVPGSWTRLFHIPDFKSHLKWIRKLVAFRQSGKVLLAKLFGQLVCYDPKTEEIFDTKIWGNAHSFYLDTFVESLLMIMAQVKSWRRLLLVLIHRL; encoded by the exons atgTCTGATCATCTGACTCGAGAATTGCTGGAAGAAATTTTGTCAAGATTGCCAGTGAAGTCAATCCTCATATGCAG ACACACTGATGGAGCTGCTTTATGGAACCCTAGCGTTAGAAAGATTGTTAACATTCCTTGTCCTAATGTTACGTTTACCTCACATGGATTCTATAAACACTTACTTGGGTTTGGCTTTGATTCCGCTACTGATGATTATACGCTTGTGAGAATAGTGTATTTGCCAGATAGTAATTTTAACTTTGATAAGATTCCGCCTTTGGTTGAGATTTACAGTTTGAGAAGTAGGGTTTGGAGAAAGGTTGATAATAATGATCTGAAATATGTCATCGCTGATTTCTCAAAGTCTGCTTTTCTGAATGGAACTTGTCATTGGGTTGCCACTAAGCCACTTAATGGGCCTGGTGTATGCGATGCGATTGTGTCGTTTTCCTTGGGAGAAGAGGTGTTTGGAGAAATGGAGGTACCGGATTGTTTGGTTAAGAAATACCAGTTTGTGGATGTTGCAGTTTTTGATGGATCACTTCTGCTGGTTGCATCTTTTAAACTGACTGGGGAAGGCTGTTTTACAGTTTGGATGATGAAAGAATATGGTGTTCCAGGATCTTGGACCAGACTTTTCCATATTCCTGATTTTAAATCACATTTGAAATGGATAAGAAAGTTAGTTGCATTTAGGCAAAGTGGTAAGGTTCTATTGGCAAAATTATTTGGACAGCTAGTTTGCTATGATCCAAAGACAGAAGAAATCTTTGATACAAAAATTTGGGGCAATGCACACTCTTTTTATTTGGATACTTTTGTGGAGAGTCTTCTGATGATAATGGCACAAGTGAAATCTTGGAGGAGGTTGCTTCTAGTTCTAATTCATAGATTGTAA
- the LOC110654983 gene encoding F-box protein CPR1-like: protein MSDHLTREFLEEILSRLPVKSILICRCVSKTWYSLITNPSFIAHHLKKTAARNSGILFFSYSTRELVWPFKENVRYLLYPDESFPANPIEELDYPFKDLKRFVDIVGSCNGVFCLSYGVYGKYTDGAALWNPSVRKIVNIPCPNVTFTSHGFYKHLLGFGFDSATDDYKLVRIVYLPDSNFKFDKIPPLVEIYSLRSRGWRKVDNNDLKYVIADFSTSAFLNGTCHWVATKPPNGPGACNAIVSFSLGEEVFGEMEVPDCLVKKYHFIDVAVSDGSLLLVAITKLTEEGCFSVWKMKEYGVPGSWTNLFNISHLAGIRRLVAFRQSGEVLLANIAGGLVFYDPKTEEISATEILGNARSFYLDTLVESLVLLDEANGVSNEHSASHGGIDKDLQKNSKGNKIADSPTILNEANEILEEVASSSNSQIVIDEANEESKEEAQGESISTE, encoded by the coding sequence atgTCTGATCATCTGACTCGAGAATTCCTGGAAGAAATTTTGTCAAGATTGCCAGTGAAATCAATCCTCATATGCAGGTGCGTTTCCAAGACTTGGTACTCTTTAATCACGAACCCTTCTTTCATAGCCCACCATCTCAAGAAAACCGCTGCAAGAAACAGTGGAATACTTTTCTTTAGTTACAGCACCAGAGAACTTGTTTGGCCATTTAAAGAAAATGTGCGTTATTTGCTATACCCAGATGAGTCTTTCCCTGCAAACCCTATTGAAGAACTTGATTACCCATTTAAAGACTTAAAGCGTTTTGTTGATATAGTGGGTTCTTGTAATGGGGTCTTTTGTCTATCTTATGGTGTTTATGGCAAATACACTGATGGAGCTGCTTTATGGAACCCTAGTGTTAGAAAGATTGTTAACATTCCTTGTCCTAATGTTACGTTTACCTCACATGGATTCTATAAACACTTACTTGGGTTTGGCTTTGATTCCGCTACTGATGATTATAAGCTTGTGAGAATAGTGTATTTGCCAGAtagtaattttaaatttgataagATTCCGCCTTTGGTTGAGATTTACAGTTTGAGAAGTAGGGGTTGGAGAAAGGTTGATAATAATGATCTGAAATATGTTATCGCTGATTTCTCAACGTCTGCTTTTCTGAATGGAACTTGTCATTGGGTTGCCACTAAGCCACCTAATGGGCCTGGTGCATGCAATGCGATTGTGTCGTTTTCTTTGGGAGAAGAGGTGTTTGGGGAAATGGAGGTACCAGATTGTTTGGTTAAGAAATATCACTTTATTGATGTTGCAGTTTCTGATGGATCACTTTTGCTGGTTGCTATTACGAAATTGACTGAGGAAGGCTGCTTTTCAGTTTGGAAGATGAAAGAATATGGTGTTCCAGGATCTTGGACCAATcttttcaatatttcacatttggCAGGGATACGAAGGTTAGTTGCATTTAGGCAAAGTGGTGAGGTTCTATTGGCAAACATAGCTGGAGGGCTAGTTTTCTATGATCCAAAGACAGAAGAAATCTCGGCCACTGAAATTTTGGGCAATGCACGCTCCTTTTATTTGGACACTTTAGTGGAGAGTCTTGTTTTACTCGATGAAGCAAATGGGGTTTCAAATGAGCATTCTGCTTCTCATGGTGGCATAGACAAGGACTTGCAGAAGAACAGTAAAGGGAACAAGATTGCGGACAGTCCTACTATACTGAACGAAGCAAATGAAATATTGGAGGAGGTTGCATCTAGTTCTAATTCACAGATAGTAATTGATGAAGCAAATGAAGAATCAAAGGAAGAAGCACAGGGAGAGTCCATTTCTACAGAATGA